In the genome of Anabaena cylindrica PCC 7122, the window GTGGGTTACTCGTTACTTGGTACTCAGAACTGCTTAGACAGTTGTGATGTCTTTTTCTTTTTCTGTCAGCAAGTCATCTATTCTTGCTGTGTACTTGTTGGTCAGTTTTTGCAGTTTGTCTTGCTGATCTCGTGATTCGTCTTCGGAAACTTCCGCAGCTTTTTCTTGTTTGCGAATGGAGTCCAGCGCATCACGGCGAATATTACGAATGCCAACTCGACCTTCTTCTGCATACTTAGCGGCCATTTTGACAAATTCTTTCCGGCGATCGCTTGTCAAAGGTGGAATATTCAGCCGAATAACAGAACCGTCATTACTGGGTGTTATTCCTATATCAGACAAAGAAATTGCCTTTTCAACTATGTTTAGGCTGCCCTTATCATAAGGTTGAATCAGAATTGTTGAGGCATCAGGTGTACTAATGTTTGCTAAAGATTTTAGTCCCGTAGGTGTACCGTAATATTCCACCTGTACCTTATCTAATAAACTCGCATTAGCACGACCTGTCCGAATGGTATTAAAAGCTCGTTGAGTCGCCTCAACGGTATGTTGCATTTTACTTTCAGCTTCATCTAATTTCACAAGAACCTCCCACAAGGGTACCAATAGATTCTCCCATTACTGCTCGGTGGATGTTGCCTCGCACTGTCAAGTCAAATACCAGAATGGGAATATTATTTTCTTTACACAAGGCAATTGCGGTGCTATCCATGACTCGTAAATCGTTAGCCAAAACGTGGGTGTAAGTAAGGGTTGTGTAACGCTTGGCATCAGGATAGACTTCGGGATCAGCGTCGTAGATTCCGTCTACTTTGGTGGCTTTAAAAATCACTTCTGCGTCAATTTCTGCTGCTCTTAAAGCGGCAGTCGTATCTGTAGTAAAGAAGGGATTTCCTGAACCTGCACCAAAAATTACCACCCGTCCTTTTTCAAGATGACGGATAGCGCGACGACGAATATAAGGTTCTGCTACTTCTTGCATAGCGATCGCAGTTTGTACCCGCGTTTGTACCCCTATTCGTTCTAGTGAATCTTGCAGCGTCATGGCATTCATTACCGTGGCAATCATCCCAATGTAGTCGCCGGTTGCCCTGTCCATCCCCGCCGATGCCGCTTTCACCCCTCGAAAAATATTGCCGCCGCCAACGACAATAGCGACTTGAACGCCAGTGGCTACCACTTCTCCTAACTGTTCGGCTATTTCCTTGACTACTTCTGGATCAATGCCATAGCCCATGTTGCCCATCAAGGCTTCACCGCTCAGTTTAAGTAAAACCCGTCGGTAATTCGTTCCCATGAAGTTACACTTTATCAAATAAGTTGCAATTGCCTCCAATTTAAGATAGCAGTACAATGGGCTATCTGTGTTTATCAGGTCTATTTACGCCATACTAATGGTGTCCCCATCTGTTGTGTTTCTGCTGGCTGGATTGCTTGACCTGCAAATAAGCAAGCGATCGCATTTCTCAAATAATCCACTCCTGAAGCTAGTGGCTCTTGCGGGTGATCGTCAATTTGACCTTTGTAGCGCAAAATCCCATCACT includes:
- the frr gene encoding ribosome recycling factor; amino-acid sequence: MKLDEAESKMQHTVEATQRAFNTIRTGRANASLLDKVQVEYYGTPTGLKSLANISTPDASTILIQPYDKGSLNIVEKAISLSDIGITPSNDGSVIRLNIPPLTSDRRKEFVKMAAKYAEEGRVGIRNIRRDALDSIRKQEKAAEVSEDESRDQQDKLQKLTNKYTARIDDLLTEKEKDITTV
- the pyrH gene encoding UMP kinase — encoded protein: MGTNYRRVLLKLSGEALMGNMGYGIDPEVVKEIAEQLGEVVATGVQVAIVVGGGNIFRGVKAASAGMDRATGDYIGMIATVMNAMTLQDSLERIGVQTRVQTAIAMQEVAEPYIRRRAIRHLEKGRVVIFGAGSGNPFFTTDTTAALRAAEIDAEVIFKATKVDGIYDADPEVYPDAKRYTTLTYTHVLANDLRVMDSTAIALCKENNIPILVFDLTVRGNIHRAVMGESIGTLVGGSCEIR